The sequence below is a genomic window from Nakaseomyces glabratus chromosome F, complete sequence.
CGTTTCCATATTTATCCTTTATTGTCTTTACAATTGTCGGAAGTACTGCATCGATGAATGTTGGATCCTCTAGTTTCTTTCCTAAAAATTGTTTATTGAAGAACCATAACTTTTTCATGTCCACTTTTGCATTTCCTTTGGTCAAGCTGTCAAGATCAAAGAGATTCTCAAATTCTTGTAGTGTAAAGCATTCGTGGTTTTTTGAGGCTAGTTCTCTGGGAGGTGACCAGCCAAATAAGACACTAAAATTTACAAGAGCTTCCGGGAGTATGCCTTGCTCTTTAAGACTCATAACTGACATGTCATTCCTGCGCTTACTTAACTTCTTATCCTCTGTGGTTGTTAATAATGGCAAATGAGTAAACTTGGGAGGCTCCCATCCGAATGCCTCATAAAGTGCTATATGTTTTGGTGTAGATGGCAACCACTCCTCTCCTCTGATTACGTGAGATATTTTCATGTCATGGTCATCTATTACATTTGCCAAATGATATGTGGGGTAATTGTCTGACTTCATAAGTATTGGGTCATCATAACGAATATCGGATGGGTTTTGCTGTGGTTGTAAATCAATCTTGCCGTGCAGCAAGTCTTCGAATGGGGGATACTTCTCAGGAGCTTTAAATCGCACTGTAAATGGTATTCCTTGATCAAGCTTGGACTTGATTTCCCCCTCACTTAAATGTGCACAATGTCTATCATAGCTCACATTCGTTGGTGGCACTAACCGCAGTGCGGACTGTCTTAAATCATCTAATCTCTCTTTGGTACAAAAACATCGATATGCTCTTCCTGTCTCAATTAAATGGTTGATGTGTTTCCTATATATATCTGTTCTTTCACTTTGTAAATAAGGGCCTTCATCCCATTTTAGATTGCACCATTTTAGTGagttataaatattatcCATTGCACCATCTTTAAGTCTCGATCTGTCAGTGTCTTCAATTCGCAGAATGAATTTACCACCAGTCTTCTTCGCTAGCAGGTAATTATAAAGTGCAGTCCTCAATGAACCTAAATGCAGCATACCTGTTGGTGATGGAGCAAACCTAGTCACTGCAGGTTCGCATACATGATTGGCATGACCTTTACTAGGGTGTTTTGGTAATATACTGGTCTTCTTTGACTTGAGTATACTGGATAACACGGTACTCGAGTATTGCCTGCATGACTCTATCCTTTTAATTAATAGCATCCCTTATTTTATATGAGCATTGATCAGTAGCTATAGTGTTCTTATACAGTTTGATCCAACTGAATTATATACTATAAATTTATAACACTAGCTTATTTTTACCCTTTGAATCATCCATACTTTGACATTTTTTCACGCATCGCTTCATTCGCTGTCAGAAATTGTCAGTAAATCCAGACATATTTAATAATTAAatcaaaaacataaaatttaaaagTCTATATATGCAAAACGTAGTATATTTATTAGCCAAATGGAAACTGGACAGAGCTGATTTATATATCATAGTTAGACACCTCACCGAGATGTGCCATGTGAATATCCTCAGAAGGATTAGGAATGTGAGAACCTGCCATGACACAATGGATCCTCATCTTTTCATGGTAGTTCAATCCAGTCAACAATTTTGGtgtaattaaaaaatactgAGATGTTCCTTCTTCACAAGCATTTTGGACCATGGCTTTGTGAACTAGTCTCTCAAAATTGGTGTCCATACCCTGATTGATTTCATCCACTACTCTGAACGGAGCCTGTGTAAATTTTTGTAATGCAATCATATAAAGCACTGTCGATACAGCTCTTTCACCACCTGACTGTGTGTGGCTATCTAAACCACTTAGTTTACCCTCATCTCGAAATTGAACCATTATCTCTAACTTCCAGTCACTAAACAGTTTAGATTTCCTGTTCAATGTTACACCACCGGCTGTTCCAACATCTTTGAATAATTCAGAGAATTTTCTGCCTATTCCACTGACTATTGACTCAAGTCTCGGTTCTAGAACCTTCTGCTTATCACTCATTTCTTTCCTGATTGTATTACATTTTCTTACTTGGGTTGGTAACTTATCTTCTAAGTCAGCTATTTTTGCTTTCGTTTGTTCTAAAAGTGCCACTGCCGATCTATCATGATTGGATAACTGAATCTTGGATTCTAGTTTATTTACAATTTGCTCAACATAAATTAGATTAAATTTATCTTCATCCCTATATTTTTCTGCTAAATCATTCAAAACTTGTTTTGTTTCCTGGTTATATGCATCGATATCCCGTCTCCATTGTCGGTATTCCTCTGTATCTCTcaattctttatatttgttcttgagCTCATCATACTTTGCCCTCAgttcatttttcttttcctcaAAAGATTGTAAAAAGCTCTTTACGacagtttttttattgttatgttcaaaaattgctATATCTGCTTGcaagttttttatttgtatgTGTCTCAATGATCttccaatattttcaagttcGATGGTACAATCGATTTCAGACTTTAAAGACTCTCCTATCAACTTCTCTATTTGCTGGATTTTGGGTGCAGTATCTTTTCGGATgtcttttttatattcttctaatttctctttctcaaaTCGCAATTGCTCTTCATATTGAGATCTCTGTCTTTTAAGATTAGAAATATACCTCGACtttttattgatatcattCATTGCTGTCGAAATTTCATTCAGTTGCATCTTTAATTGGGCCTTTTTACCCGCTGATTGATTCATGGTATTTTTTATTCCCTCTATCTGTTTTTTTAAGTCattcatttcattattgatCCTCTGTTTCTCATCACTACTCAAAACGTAACCCTGATAAAGATTGGTCGGTTTCACCACTATTTCAACCGAATACATTTGCTTAGTCATGTTTGAATAACGAACATTTAACATGTTTGTTCCATGAATGAATTTTCTGAATAACGGTTGGTTGTTAGATTGTGGTTTAATCAGTGCTTCTAATTGTTCAGCGctaaatttctttcttgaaacTGGTATTTGATCAATTCCTTGAAATTCACACAGCATTTTGATAACATTACTGTCACCTTTAACAAAATCTGAAAGATATCCTTCAAAACCTAATTGTCTTAATCTCTCCCTTGAAACAGGTGGAGAATTAGTTCTTCCTGTCAATTGTCTGGTATTGGCTGTGAAGTGCTTGAGAATTTCTTTCCCATACGTATTGTAAGCTTGTTCATTAATTAGTGTGAACGCCTTGCTTGTGTTATAATCAATGCATTGCGCTAGATAAGGAGCAAAATCTTTATGTGTAACTGAAACTGTTAATACAGGTGGTTCAAGTACTACTTTTCTGGCTTCGTTATTTTTCctcaagaacaaaacaGCTCTTTTTAGGTCCCTGTCATTCAATTGGTCAAGTAAGTGAATATTATCTGTGCTGGTTAGAGATGACTTTTTGTCCACCATTTTTCTCTCAAGGATGGCCAAGTTATGATTTTGCGTTGACATTTGGGTATCTacttcatcaatttcagaGTTTACCTGACTTTCGCGTTCTATCAAATCAttcctctttctttcaagttCTGTAACTTCAGATTCCTCAGGAGTTTCGATATCAGAAATTTTACGTTTGATATTATCTATATCTTCCTTCTTTGTTTCGATCTTTATTTTCAGCTTATTTGATCTTCCTTTATAGTATTCGATTTGtaagtttttcttttcaatctcTTCTCGTAAAGCATTCAATTTTGACACTGTCTTTTCTAGTTTCCTTTTTGTCGatactttcttttcttcgatattttctttttctataTTAAGTTGAGCATCAGACTCATTTAGACTTGCTAGTACCTGCATATAGGGTTCTCTCTCCTTCTGAAACTCTTGTAACTGCTTCTTTGCACCTTCTACTTGCCTTTTATATGTTAACAGTTTTTCTCGATGGTCTTGAATCTTAAGGTAAGGCAATAATTTCTTATGCTTATCTAATGTATCCAGTGTCTCTTGGTACTCATTTAATAGTTGAACTTCTTGTTGAAAGTTCTCCTCATCTGTCTTGAGCTTTTTCAAGCTGTCTGTATTGGTT
It includes:
- the MSE1 gene encoding glutamate--tRNA ligase MSE1 (CAGL0F01133g~Ortholog(s) have role in mitochondrial translation and mitochondrion localization), which codes for MLLIKRIESCRQYSSTVLSSILKSKKTSILPKHPSKGHANHVCEPAVTRFAPSPTGMLHLGSLRTALYNYLLAKKTGGKFILRIEDTDRSRLKDGAMDNIYNSLKWCNLKWDEGPYLQSERTDIYRKHINHLIETGRAYRCFCTKERLDDLRQSALRLVPPTNVSYDRHCAHLSEGEIKSKLDQGIPFTVRFKAPEKYPPFEDLLHGKIDLQPQQNPSDIRYDDPILMKSDNYPTYHLANVIDDHDMKISHVIRGEEWLPSTPKHIALYEAFGWEPPKFTHLPLLTTTEDKKLSKRRNDMSVMSLKEQGILPEALVNFSVLFGWSPPRELASKNHECFTLQEFENLFDLDSLTKGNAKVDMKKLWFFNKQFLGKKLEDPTFIDAVLPTIVKTIKDKYGNVTELEEKVKTILIENGKVLSNINEFDTVFYYFFEKPNFESNEQSQEFLSKYDNKVASTILQYTRSILSEGSLTKDLVNDLSSKFNVPKKTIFQTLRFALAGSHPGAAVPVLFKVLGVSEAQERIANAIQILEQ
- the SMC5 gene encoding DNA repair ATPase SMC5 (CAGL0F01155g~Ortholog(s) have ATPase activity, SUMO transferase activity, damaged DNA binding, single-stranded DNA binding activity); the encoded protein is MPTINLASYVDDVDDLTPSRKRLKIKPVDYDVFKPGSIVKIRLENFVTYNYTEFNLSPSLNMIIGPNGSGKSTYVCAVCLGLAGKPEYIGRSKQVEDFIKNGQDTSKIEIVLKDDPNIDIEFLGSSFHRIRNNGNYKGLLTITRNLEKRTKIGRNLEKRRTQEYSINGLPTTESNVRNLVSKFHIQLDNLCQFLSQERVEEFAKLRPEKLLDETIRAIDSELLSMFEVLKKLQLQEIEMSNEIQTNTDSLKKLKTDEENFQQEVQLLNEYQETLDTLDKHKKLLPYLKIQDHREKLLTYKRQVEGAKKQLQEFQKEREPYMQVLASLNESDAQLNIEKENIEEKKVSTKRKLEKTVSKLNALREEIEKKNLQIEYYKGRSNKLKIKIETKKEDIDNIKRKISDIETPEESEVTELERKRNDLIERESQVNSEIDEVDTQMSTQNHNLAILERKMVDKKSSLTSTDNIHLLDQLNDRDLKRAVLFLRKNNEARKVVLEPPVLTVSVTHKDFAPYLAQCIDYNTSKAFTLINEQAYNTYGKEILKHFTANTRQLTGRTNSPPVSRERLRQLGFEGYLSDFVKGDSNVIKMLCEFQGIDQIPVSRKKFSAEQLEALIKPQSNNQPLFRKFIHGTNMLNVRYSNMTKQMYSVEIVVKPTNLYQGYVLSSDEKQRINNEMNDLKKQIEGIKNTMNQSAGKKAQLKMQLNEISTAMNDINKKSRYISNLKRQRSQYEEQLRFEKEKLEEYKKDIRKDTAPKIQQIEKLIGESLKSEIDCTIELENIGRSLRHIQIKNLQADIAIFEHNNKKTVVKSFLQSFEEKKNELRAKYDELKNKYKELRDTEEYRQWRRDIDAYNQETKQVLNDLAEKYRDEDKFNLIYVEQIVNKLESKIQLSNHDRSAVALLEQTKAKIADLEDKLPTQVRKCNTIRKEMSDKQKVLEPRLESIVSGIGRKFSELFKDVGTAGGVTLNRKSKLFSDWKLEIMVQFRDEGKLSGLDSHTQSGGERAVSTVLYMIALQKFTQAPFRVVDEINQGMDTNFERLVHKAMVQNACEEGTSQYFLITPKLLTGLNYHEKMRIHCVMAGSHIPNPSEDIHMAHLGEVSNYDI